A part of Fundulus heteroclitus isolate FHET01 chromosome 23, MU-UCD_Fhet_4.1, whole genome shotgun sequence genomic DNA contains:
- the cltb gene encoding clathrin light chain B isoform X1: MADNGAHLAEEDPAAAFLAQQENEIAGIENDGDGLGALEGADDMQPSPTASYEEPATVNGDLFQEEANGPTDGYAAIAQVDVQRQEPESLRKWREEQKARLEALDSASKAAEAEWKEKAKKELEDWHVHQVEQMEKNKANNRLCPSLARIADKAFYKQPNSDVIGFVSSEEAFLAESDGDSPGTEWERVARLCDFNPKTSKQAKDVSRMRSVLISLKQTPLVR; this comes from the exons aTGGCCGACAACGGGGCGCACCTGGCCGAAGAGGACCCTGCGGCAGCTTTCCTGGCCCAGCAGGAAAATGAGATAGCGGGGATCGAGAATGACGGCGACGGTCTTGGGGCGCTGGAGGGAGCGGACGACATGCAGCCGTCCCCTACGGCCAGCTACG AGGAGCCCGCCACGGTGAATGGAGACCTGTTCCAG gaggAGGCTAACGGGCCGACGGACGGCTACGCGGCCATCGCCCAGGTGGACGTCCAGAGGCAGGAGCCGGAAAGCCTGCGCAAGTGGAGGGAGGAGCAGAAGGCTCGCCTGGAAGCATTAG ACTCAGCTTCCAAGGCGGCAGAGGCAGAGTGGAAAGAGAAAGCCAaaaaggagctggaggactggcACGTGCACCAGGTGGAGCAGATGGAGAAGAACAAGGCCAACAACAG ACTCTGTCCAAGTCTGGCACG GATTGCTGACAAGGCTTTCTACAAACAGCCCAACTCCGACGTTATAGGCTTCGT ATCATCCGAGGAGGCCTTCCTGGCAGAGAGCGACGGCGACAGCCCGGGGACCGAATGGGAGCGTGTGGCTCGCCTGTGCGACTTCAACCCCAAAACCAGCAAGCAGGCCAAGGATGTTTCCCGAATGCGCTCGGTGCTCATCTCTCTAAAACAGACGCCGCTGGTCCGCTAA
- the higd2a gene encoding HIG1 domain family member 2A, mitochondrial: protein MAAAAAPAVSDQPPNPQAPGPVPFDPSRPPVIEGFTPQTRSRDETFKEKFMRKTKENPFVPIGCLGTAGALMYGLRAFHQGKTRQSQMLMRGRIFAQGFTVVAIIFGVFATTLKPKQ from the exons ATGGCGGCGGCAGCGGCACCAGCGGTATCCGATCAACCGCCCAACCCTCAGGCGCCGGGGCCGGTTCCGTTTGACCCGTCTCGGCCCCCGGTCATCGAAGGCTTCACCCCCCAAACGAGGTCCAGAGACGAGACCTTCAAGGAGAAGTTCATGAGGAAAACCAAGGAGAATCCATTCGTCCCCATAG GTTGTCTGGGAACAGCCGGAGCGCTGATGTACGGCCTGCGCGCCTTCCACCAAGGCAAAACCAGGCAGTCCCAGATGCTGATGAGGGGTCGTATTTTCGCCCAGGGCTTCACCGTGGTCGCCATCATCTTCGGCGTGTTCGCCACGACGCTGAAACCCAAGCAGTGA
- the cltb gene encoding clathrin light chain B isoform X3: MADNGAHLAEEDPAAAFLAQQENEIAGIENDGDGLGALEGADDMQPSPTASYEEPATVNGDLFQEEANGPTDGYAAIAQVDVQRQEPESLRKWREEQKARLEALDSASKAAEAEWKEKAKKELEDWHVHQVEQMEKNKANNRLCPSLARSSEEAFLAESDGDSPGTEWERVARLCDFNPKTSKQAKDVSRMRSVLISLKQTPLVR; the protein is encoded by the exons aTGGCCGACAACGGGGCGCACCTGGCCGAAGAGGACCCTGCGGCAGCTTTCCTGGCCCAGCAGGAAAATGAGATAGCGGGGATCGAGAATGACGGCGACGGTCTTGGGGCGCTGGAGGGAGCGGACGACATGCAGCCGTCCCCTACGGCCAGCTACG AGGAGCCCGCCACGGTGAATGGAGACCTGTTCCAG gaggAGGCTAACGGGCCGACGGACGGCTACGCGGCCATCGCCCAGGTGGACGTCCAGAGGCAGGAGCCGGAAAGCCTGCGCAAGTGGAGGGAGGAGCAGAAGGCTCGCCTGGAAGCATTAG ACTCAGCTTCCAAGGCGGCAGAGGCAGAGTGGAAAGAGAAAGCCAaaaaggagctggaggactggcACGTGCACCAGGTGGAGCAGATGGAGAAGAACAAGGCCAACAACAG ACTCTGTCCAAGTCTGGCACG ATCATCCGAGGAGGCCTTCCTGGCAGAGAGCGACGGCGACAGCCCGGGGACCGAATGGGAGCGTGTGGCTCGCCTGTGCGACTTCAACCCCAAAACCAGCAAGCAGGCCAAGGATGTTTCCCGAATGCGCTCGGTGCTCATCTCTCTAAAACAGACGCCGCTGGTCCGCTAA
- the cltb gene encoding clathrin light chain B isoform X2, protein MADNGAHLAEEDPAAAFLAQQENEIAGIENDGDGLGALEGADDMQPSPTASYEEPATVNGDLFQEEANGPTDGYAAIAQVDVQRQEPESLRKWREEQKARLEALDSASKAAEAEWKEKAKKELEDWHVHQVEQMEKNKANNRIADKAFYKQPNSDVIGFVSSEEAFLAESDGDSPGTEWERVARLCDFNPKTSKQAKDVSRMRSVLISLKQTPLVR, encoded by the exons aTGGCCGACAACGGGGCGCACCTGGCCGAAGAGGACCCTGCGGCAGCTTTCCTGGCCCAGCAGGAAAATGAGATAGCGGGGATCGAGAATGACGGCGACGGTCTTGGGGCGCTGGAGGGAGCGGACGACATGCAGCCGTCCCCTACGGCCAGCTACG AGGAGCCCGCCACGGTGAATGGAGACCTGTTCCAG gaggAGGCTAACGGGCCGACGGACGGCTACGCGGCCATCGCCCAGGTGGACGTCCAGAGGCAGGAGCCGGAAAGCCTGCGCAAGTGGAGGGAGGAGCAGAAGGCTCGCCTGGAAGCATTAG ACTCAGCTTCCAAGGCGGCAGAGGCAGAGTGGAAAGAGAAAGCCAaaaaggagctggaggactggcACGTGCACCAGGTGGAGCAGATGGAGAAGAACAAGGCCAACAACAG GATTGCTGACAAGGCTTTCTACAAACAGCCCAACTCCGACGTTATAGGCTTCGT ATCATCCGAGGAGGCCTTCCTGGCAGAGAGCGACGGCGACAGCCCGGGGACCGAATGGGAGCGTGTGGCTCGCCTGTGCGACTTCAACCCCAAAACCAGCAAGCAGGCCAAGGATGTTTCCCGAATGCGCTCGGTGCTCATCTCTCTAAAACAGACGCCGCTGGTCCGCTAA
- the cltb gene encoding clathrin light chain B isoform X4: MADNGAHLAEEDPAAAFLAQQENEIAGIENDGDGLGALEGADDMQPSPTASYEEPATVNGDLFQEEANGPTDGYAAIAQVDVQRQEPESLRKWREEQKARLEALDSASKAAEAEWKEKAKKELEDWHVHQVEQMEKNKANNRSSEEAFLAESDGDSPGTEWERVARLCDFNPKTSKQAKDVSRMRSVLISLKQTPLVR; the protein is encoded by the exons aTGGCCGACAACGGGGCGCACCTGGCCGAAGAGGACCCTGCGGCAGCTTTCCTGGCCCAGCAGGAAAATGAGATAGCGGGGATCGAGAATGACGGCGACGGTCTTGGGGCGCTGGAGGGAGCGGACGACATGCAGCCGTCCCCTACGGCCAGCTACG AGGAGCCCGCCACGGTGAATGGAGACCTGTTCCAG gaggAGGCTAACGGGCCGACGGACGGCTACGCGGCCATCGCCCAGGTGGACGTCCAGAGGCAGGAGCCGGAAAGCCTGCGCAAGTGGAGGGAGGAGCAGAAGGCTCGCCTGGAAGCATTAG ACTCAGCTTCCAAGGCGGCAGAGGCAGAGTGGAAAGAGAAAGCCAaaaaggagctggaggactggcACGTGCACCAGGTGGAGCAGATGGAGAAGAACAAGGCCAACAACAG ATCATCCGAGGAGGCCTTCCTGGCAGAGAGCGACGGCGACAGCCCGGGGACCGAATGGGAGCGTGTGGCTCGCCTGTGCGACTTCAACCCCAAAACCAGCAAGCAGGCCAAGGATGTTTCCCGAATGCGCTCGGTGCTCATCTCTCTAAAACAGACGCCGCTGGTCCGCTAA